The following proteins are co-located in the Motilibacter rhizosphaerae genome:
- a CDS encoding acetamidase/formamidase family protein — protein MLRWEPDPGADPADLVYTFGGVGPVATLRPGELLSTWSLDCFGGRVTEVGHLASERCDPRFLNPQSGPFHIEGAAPGDAVAVHFVSITPRYGRGVSTTVPFFGALTSTPRTASLQPALPERTWVYELDVPAGVVRYDALDSRFTVDLPLDPMHGTVGVAPPLGEVRSSLTPGSWGGNMDTPEMRAGTTCYLRANVPGALLSLGDGHARQGEGETCGVAVECAMDTVLAVDLLPGMGPAWPRLEDDTHLMVVGSARPLEDAFRIAHAELVAWVAELTGLSLLDAYQLVSQAALTPIANVVDTDYSVVAKIRKDLLGSAAVMGGAHERLKSLGARA, from the coding sequence TTGCTGCGTTGGGAACCCGACCCCGGGGCCGACCCCGCCGACCTGGTCTACACCTTCGGCGGGGTCGGTCCCGTGGCCACCCTGCGTCCCGGTGAGCTGCTCTCCACGTGGTCGCTCGACTGCTTCGGCGGACGGGTGACGGAGGTCGGCCACCTCGCGAGCGAGCGCTGCGACCCGCGCTTCCTCAACCCCCAGAGCGGTCCCTTCCACATCGAGGGGGCCGCCCCCGGGGACGCGGTCGCGGTGCACTTCGTCAGCATCACCCCCCGCTACGGCCGCGGCGTGAGCACCACGGTGCCGTTCTTCGGTGCCCTCACCTCCACACCGCGCACGGCGTCCCTCCAGCCCGCGCTGCCGGAGCGCACCTGGGTCTACGAGCTCGACGTCCCAGCGGGCGTCGTCCGCTACGACGCGCTGGACAGCCGGTTCACGGTGGACCTGCCGCTCGACCCGATGCACGGCACCGTCGGGGTGGCACCACCGCTGGGGGAGGTCCGCTCGTCGCTGACCCCGGGCTCGTGGGGCGGCAACATGGACACGCCGGAGATGCGGGCGGGGACGACGTGCTACCTCAGGGCCAACGTGCCGGGGGCGCTGCTGAGCCTGGGGGACGGGCACGCGCGGCAGGGCGAGGGGGAGACCTGCGGCGTGGCCGTCGAGTGCGCCATGGACACCGTGCTCGCCGTGGACCTGCTGCCCGGCATGGGGCCCGCGTGGCCGCGGCTGGAGGACGACACGCACCTCATGGTGGTGGGCTCCGCCCGCCCGCTCGAGGACGCGTTCCGCATCGCGCACGCCGAGCTCGTCGCGTGGGTCGCGGAGCTGACGGGGCTGTCGCTGCTGGACGCGTACCAGCTGGTGTCCCAGGCGGCGCTCACCCCCATCGCGAACGTCGTCGACACCGACTACTCGGTCGTCGCGAAGATCCGCAAGGACCTGCTCGGGAGCGCCGCCGTCATGGGCGGCGCGCACGAGCGGCTGAAGTCCCTGGGAGCACGGGCATGA
- a CDS encoding APC family permease — MTAQTQTSTAAGVIPPQREGVQRLKPGAVGLVGVLFMALANAAPITAMTGNLPIAVGYGNGVGAPAGFFFATVVLTVFSVGYVAMARHITATGAFYGFISHGLGQAWGMASGFLATMAYVVFEASLVGIFSSFAKTTVEGFDGPTISWIVYALGCIVVIAALGYFDISLSGVVLAVFLITEVALLAVLAVRIVFHGGGPDGFLPSAINPVKAFGSAPTSADGAIVGTAGLGLFFAFWSWVGFETTAVYGEESRNPKKIVPRATLLAVIGLGLFYTFVSWMVLAANGSAKSIDVSRGSTGNAFDLFFVPTKALLGSGALDIYKVLTVTGSFACALAFHNAASRYLYALAREGHSAGLARTLGSTHAEHGSPHIASAVQSVVTLAITLGFFWLQKPTKAAPDVAYVHLYGLMAILGTMAIMIVQGICSIAVVWYFHVRKEHPETASWWRTLLCPLVGAAAMGYVVVLLFQNLEFAAGAASGSPVFKATPWIVLGTFLLGLGCALLIRSRNREGYARIGRTVMEHETPEHLSDRVAV; from the coding sequence ATGACCGCGCAGACCCAGACCTCCACCGCTGCCGGGGTCATCCCGCCGCAGCGCGAGGGAGTCCAGCGACTGAAGCCCGGCGCGGTCGGGCTCGTCGGCGTGCTCTTCATGGCGCTCGCCAACGCGGCGCCCATCACCGCGATGACCGGCAACCTGCCGATCGCCGTGGGCTACGGCAACGGGGTGGGCGCTCCCGCCGGCTTCTTCTTCGCCACCGTCGTCCTCACCGTCTTCTCCGTCGGGTACGTCGCGATGGCCCGCCACATCACCGCGACCGGCGCGTTCTACGGCTTCATCTCCCACGGCCTCGGCCAGGCGTGGGGCATGGCCTCCGGGTTCCTCGCCACCATGGCGTACGTCGTGTTCGAGGCCTCGCTCGTCGGCATCTTCTCCTCGTTCGCCAAGACGACCGTGGAGGGGTTCGACGGGCCGACGATCAGCTGGATCGTCTACGCCCTCGGATGCATCGTCGTCATCGCCGCCCTCGGCTACTTCGACATCAGCCTGTCCGGCGTCGTCCTCGCGGTCTTCCTCATCACGGAGGTCGCGCTGCTCGCCGTGCTGGCGGTGCGCATCGTCTTCCACGGCGGCGGTCCTGACGGCTTCCTCCCCAGCGCCATCAACCCGGTCAAGGCCTTCGGCTCCGCACCCACGAGCGCCGACGGTGCCATCGTCGGAACTGCCGGCCTGGGGCTGTTCTTCGCCTTCTGGTCCTGGGTCGGCTTCGAGACGACCGCGGTCTACGGCGAGGAGTCCCGCAACCCCAAGAAGATCGTCCCGCGCGCGACGCTGCTGGCGGTCATCGGCCTGGGCCTGTTCTACACCTTCGTCTCGTGGATGGTCCTCGCCGCCAACGGCTCGGCGAAGTCCATCGACGTCTCGCGGGGCTCCACCGGCAACGCCTTCGACCTGTTCTTCGTGCCCACCAAGGCCCTCCTCGGCTCGGGCGCGCTCGACATCTACAAGGTCCTCACGGTCACCGGGTCCTTCGCCTGCGCCCTGGCGTTCCACAACGCCGCCTCCCGCTACCTGTACGCCCTGGCCCGCGAGGGCCACAGCGCCGGTCTCGCCCGCACTCTCGGGTCCACGCACGCCGAGCACGGCTCGCCGCACATCGCCTCGGCCGTCCAGTCGGTCGTCACGCTCGCCATCACCCTCGGCTTCTTCTGGCTGCAGAAGCCGACGAAGGCCGCGCCCGACGTGGCCTACGTGCACCTCTACGGCCTCATGGCGATCCTCGGCACGATGGCGATCATGATCGTGCAGGGCATCTGCTCGATCGCCGTCGTCTGGTACTTCCACGTCCGCAAGGAGCACCCGGAGACCGCCTCCTGGTGGCGCACGCTGCTCTGCCCGCTCGTCGGCGCTGCGGCGATGGGCTACGTCGTGGTCCTGCTGTTCCAGAACCTCGAGTTCGCCGCGGGTGCGGCGTCGGGAAGCCCGGTGTTCAAGGCGACGCCGTGGATCGTCCTCGGCACCTTCCTGCTCGGCCTCGGCTGCGCGCTGCTCATCCGCTCGCGCAACCGCGAGGGGTACGCCCGCATCGGGCGCACGGTGATGGAGCACGAGACGCCCGAGCACCTCTCCGACCGCGTGGCGGTCTGA